Proteins encoded within one genomic window of Gambusia affinis linkage group LG09, SWU_Gaff_1.0, whole genome shotgun sequence:
- the LOC122836664 gene encoding uncharacterized protein LOC122836664 — MITVKLLLRVSLFCLLLLLDVYGSPVKGSKSQGQGRPSDSGGDHGVYHATGYSASGSYRPSGSVSKPVAKHLAQPQYVLAQPVPLGRPSSVPIAGYTASSGSLVQQGGSVVGSHLPTLAGSRHLVPLPAVYASSPPQPGTQANLHKMQWAIAPQAFEEATRNTQPQGLSIVGPPLPPALSALALQSGDTSNVVKEAKIGNYQQPIEEFGYPSDRVGPGLGLPPVALPASGVGGLWGFPPPYTFPCPFHYLYPGFDYRLLYGLYPPGTYTTLSKYHEKGKDYQKEHGSDAPQSPGSQQQQRLKMPL; from the exons ATGATCACTGTAAAGCTCTTGCTGAG GGTTTCCCTCTTCTGCTTGCTGCTGCTTCTGGATGTTTATGGCTCTCCAGTGAAAG GCTCAAAATCTCAAGGCCAAGGCAGACCTagtgactctggaggagatcATGGTGTCTACCATGCTACTGGCTACTCTGCATCTGGCTCCTACAGGCCATCTGGAAGTGTTTCTAAGCCAGTGGCAAAACATCTAGCTCAGCCCCAGTATGTTCTGGCCCAGCCTGTGCCCTTAGGCCGGCCCTCGTCTGTGCCCATAGCAGGATATACTGCAAGCAGTGGTTCACTAGTCCAACAAGGAGGCTCTGTTGTTGGCTCACACCTACCAACCCTGGCAGGTTCTAGGCACCTGGTTCCTCTTCCAGCAGTGTATGCTAGCAGTCCTCCACAACCTGGAACTCAGGCTAACTTGCACA AGATGCAGTGGGCTATTGCCCCTCAAGCCTTTGAGGAAGCCACAAGAAATACCCAGCCTCAAGGTTTGAGCATTGTTGGGCCACCACTCCCTCCAGCACTTTCTGCACTGGCCCTTCAGTCTGGAGACACTTCTAATGTTGTGAAGGAGGCCAAGATTGGGAACTACCAGCAGCCGATAGAGGAGTTTGGTTACCCATCTGACCGTGTGGGGCCTGGTCTGGGTCTTCCACCTGTTGCTCTGCCAGCTTCTGGTGTGGGTGGCTTGTGGGGCTTCCCTCCTCCCTACACTTTTCCTTGCCCCTTTCACTACCTTTACCCTGGTTTTGACTACAGGCTCTTGTATGGACTGTACCCTCCTGGCACCTACACTACCTTAAGCAAATACCACGAGAAGGGCAAAGACTATCAGAAAGAACATGGCTCTGATGCTCCACAGAGCCCTGGCTCTCAGCAGCAACAGAGGCTTAAGATGCCACTTTAA